One region of Juglans regia cultivar Chandler chromosome 4, Walnut 2.0, whole genome shotgun sequence genomic DNA includes:
- the LOC109018241 gene encoding (S)-scoulerine 9-O-methyltransferase-like, translating to MEVQEDGDHFISSQLGGLASTQMALRAAIELKVFSIIADAGPDAHISAAEIISKIPTKDPSSAAWTLERVLRVLGANSILSISRKPLGNNGEHGRQEWTYGLTKKSRCLVIRSGTTDELANFTTSFILFATEREMLESQYMIKDAVLDPGSSPFYKAYGVNFYDYMGEKPRLRQLFDEFMEVSSKLQFEDVFKLYGGFKDLKELMDVGGGIGTSLAKITSTYPHVRGLNFDLPHVIDAAPKLPDFDADEDEVEPEESTPPEE from the exons ATGGAAGTCCAAGAAGATGGAGACCATTTCATAAGCTCGCAGTTGGGAGGTTTGGCTAGCACCCAAATGGCTCTAAGAGCTGCAATTGAGCTGAAAGTGTTCAGTATAATCGCAGATGCAGGGCCTGATGCTCATATTTCTGCAGCAGAGATAATTTCAAAGATCCCAACGAAAGATCCAAGTTCTGCAGCATGGACTTTGGAGAGGGTGCTAAGAGTTCTTGGTGCAAACTCTATCTTATCAATATCTCGAAAGCCATTAGGGAATAATGGAGAACATGGACGCCAAGAATGGACCTATGGCCTAACAAAGAAAAGCCGATGCTTAGTGATCCGTAGCGGTACTACCGACGAGCTGGCAAATTTCACAACTTCCTTTATCTTATTTGCTACTGAAAGGGAGATGCTGGAAAGCCAATATATGATCAAGGATGCGGTGCTTGATCCTGGAAGCTCGCCATTCTACAAGGCCTATGGAGTGAACTTTTATGACTACATGGGAGAGAAGCCAAGATTGAGACAACTGTTCGATGAGTTTATGGAAGTTAGCTCTAAATTACAGTTTGAGGATGTGTTTAAGTTGTACGGTGGCTTCAAAGATTTGAAGGAATTGATGGATGTGGGGGGCGGCATTGGAACCAGTCTTGCAAAGATAACCTCTACGTATCCACACGTTCGTGGATTGAACTTTGATCTGCCGCATGTAATTGATGCTGCTCCCAAGCTCCCAG actttgatgcagatgaagatgaggttgAGCCTGAGGAGTCGACTCCGCCCGAAGAGTGA